From Borrelia sp. RT5S, the proteins below share one genomic window:
- a CDS encoding HAD-IIB family hydrolase, with the protein MSKVFITDLDGTLLDSRGSLSDFSRNSLRELLKRDDFNFTVATGRDFYLMRSPLRGFNFKIPLISHDGAYVTSVDQSRPLYVENISWDCVDDIYSCFKHNGFSVFFKVIQKGEVFNVYDGINNFLEHWYLTFKQTYCRSNIVKIDKLSDISLYDVLSVTIIATRERIEDIFLNMKSYSELKVSKYGRVEFNDKISVIEIQSVRAEKINGIKFLADYLSISYKDIVYFGDSDNDISVFNENEIHKVTPQNGIDALKDKACEVIDYHYNDAVLKYILNNFE; encoded by the coding sequence GTGAGCAAAGTTTTTATTACGGATTTAGATGGTACGTTGCTTGATAGTAGGGGATCCTTATCAGATTTTTCAAGGAATAGTCTGAGGGAACTTCTGAAGAGAGATGATTTTAATTTTACGGTTGCAACAGGCAGAGATTTTTATCTTATGAGGTCTCCTTTGAGAGGATTTAATTTTAAGATTCCTTTAATTAGTCATGACGGTGCTTATGTCACATCTGTAGATCAGAGCAGGCCCCTTTATGTAGAAAACATAAGTTGGGATTGTGTTGATGATATTTATTCTTGTTTTAAGCATAATGGGTTTTCTGTATTTTTTAAAGTGATACAAAAAGGAGAGGTGTTTAATGTTTATGATGGTATTAATAATTTTTTAGAGCATTGGTATCTTACATTTAAGCAAACCTATTGCCGTTCAAATATTGTCAAAATAGATAAACTTAGTGATATTTCTCTTTATGATGTTTTGTCTGTTACCATTATTGCTACTCGGGAAAGAATCGAAGATATTTTTTTGAATATGAAAAGTTATTCTGAACTTAAGGTTTCTAAGTATGGAAGAGTAGAATTTAATGACAAGATTAGTGTTATTGAAATACAAAGCGTTCGTGCTGAGAAGATAAATGGGATTAAATTTTTAGCTGATTATTTGTCTATTTCTTACAAAGATATTGTTTATTTTGGGGATTCTGACAATGATATCTCTGTCTTTAACGAAAATGAAATTCACAAGGTCACTCCTCAGAATGGTATTGATGCGCTTAAGGATAAGGCTTGCGAAGTAATAGATTACCATTATAATGATGCTGTATTAAAGTACATTTTGAATAATTTTGAATAA
- the hflK gene encoding FtsH protease activity modulator HflK, with protein sequence MLNIPKFFNKTYEYTIVLIILIIIAVIVISNVFVVGPSEEAIVLRLGRLNRTLESGIHIKIPLIEEKFILPVKIVQEVKFGFNSDNNRGINVGEDEGVIITGDLNIINVEWLIQYKINDPYSFMFKVQDPEETIKDIAKSSMNRLIGDNTIFEIINDNRVGVTEGVKSSMNEIIKTYNLGIDIVQVQIRNAMPPKGKVYEAFEDVNIAIQDKNKFINEGKKEFNQIVPKIKGEALKVLEEAKGYKESRINNALADTKIFNAILNAYIKDPEITRERLYNETMKEILENKDNIEIIDKNFKNFLPFKEIK encoded by the coding sequence ATGCTAAATATTCCAAAATTTTTCAATAAAACATACGAATACACAATAGTGCTCATTATATTGATAATAATAGCGGTAATAGTCATCTCAAATGTTTTCGTAGTTGGTCCATCAGAGGAAGCAATTGTTCTTCGCCTTGGAAGACTAAATAGAACACTTGAATCGGGAATACATATAAAAATTCCACTAATTGAGGAAAAATTCATTCTACCAGTAAAGATAGTACAAGAGGTGAAGTTTGGATTTAATTCAGACAATAACAGAGGAATTAATGTTGGTGAGGATGAAGGAGTAATTATTACTGGAGATTTAAACATAATAAATGTTGAATGGCTAATACAATATAAAATAAACGACCCATATTCTTTCATGTTTAAAGTACAGGACCCAGAAGAAACCATCAAAGACATTGCAAAGTCGTCAATGAACAGGTTGATCGGGGATAACACTATTTTTGAGATAATTAACGACAACAGAGTCGGTGTTACAGAAGGAGTAAAATCCTCTATGAATGAAATTATTAAAACATATAATTTAGGGATAGATATTGTGCAGGTACAAATCAGAAATGCTATGCCACCGAAGGGCAAAGTTTATGAAGCATTTGAAGATGTTAATATTGCGATACAAGATAAAAATAAGTTCATCAATGAGGGAAAGAAAGAATTTAATCAAATCGTTCCCAAAATTAAAGGAGAAGCACTTAAGGTACTAGAGGAAGCTAAGGGATACAAAGAGAGTAGAATAAATAACGCCCTAGCTGATACTAAGATTTTTAACGCAATTTTAAATGCATACATTAAAGATCCAGAAATTACAAGAGAGAGGCTCTACAATGAAACAATGAAGGAGATCCTTGAAAATAAAGATAACATTGAAATAATCGACAAGAATTTCAAAAACTTCCTTCCGTTTAAGGAGATAAAGTAA
- the hflC gene encoding protease modulator HflC, with protein sequence MKYMVKFLFSIAKTAVFTLLFALISLSIMQPIYILKENEISITTRLGKIERTENTAGLKYKIPFIEHVQIFPKIILRWDGEPQRIPTGGEEKQLIWIDTTARWKIADINKFYTSIKTMDRAYVRIDAAIEPAVRGVIAMYPLLEMIRSSNDPVQRLSHGILTAQEAKSDTTYQITKGRKTIENEIIQVANKNTKDIGIEIVDVLIRKISYDPSLIDSVHNRMISERQQIAEEQRSTGMAEKTEILGSIEKEKLKLLSEAKAEAAKIKAEGDSEAARIYAAAYGKSVEFYRFWQALESYKTVLKDKRKTFSTDMDFFRYLHNRK encoded by the coding sequence ATGAAATACATGGTAAAATTCTTATTCTCTATTGCTAAAACTGCTGTCTTTACATTACTATTTGCTTTAATCTCACTTTCCATAATGCAACCAATTTATATCCTAAAAGAAAATGAGATATCAATCACTACAAGACTTGGAAAAATTGAGAGAACTGAAAACACAGCAGGACTTAAATATAAAATTCCATTTATTGAACATGTGCAAATATTTCCCAAAATCATACTCAGATGGGACGGGGAGCCCCAAAGAATTCCAACGGGTGGAGAGGAAAAGCAATTAATATGGATAGATACAACTGCTAGATGGAAAATTGCAGATATTAATAAATTCTACACATCAATTAAAACAATGGATAGGGCTTATGTAAGAATTGATGCTGCCATTGAACCTGCTGTTAGAGGTGTTATTGCTATGTATCCTTTACTTGAAATGATTAGAAGTTCAAACGACCCAGTTCAAAGATTATCTCACGGAATTTTAACAGCTCAAGAGGCTAAGAGTGACACAACTTATCAGATAACAAAGGGTCGAAAAACCATCGAAAATGAAATAATTCAGGTTGCAAATAAAAACACTAAAGATATTGGAATTGAAATTGTTGATGTTCTTATTAGAAAAATTAGCTACGACCCAAGCTTAATCGATTCAGTACATAACAGAATGATCTCAGAAAGGCAACAAATTGCAGAAGAACAAAGAAGTACGGGAATGGCTGAGAAAACGGAAATACTTGGTAGCATTGAAAAAGAAAAACTAAAATTATTAAGTGAGGCAAAAGCTGAGGCAGCTAAAATTAAAGCTGAGGGAGATAGTGAAGCGGCACGTATTTATGCAGCCGCATATGGGAAAAGTGTTGAATTTTACAGATTTTGGCAAGCACTAGAAAGCTACAAGACAGTACTTAAAGATAAGCGAAAAACATTTTCAACAGATATGGACTTCTTCAGGTACTTACATAACAGAAAATGA
- a CDS encoding sugar phosphate nucleotidyltransferase: protein MKGIILAAGYGTRFLPVTKTIPKEMLPILNRPAIDYVVEEFINSGIKDILIITSRRKEVLDNYFDREIELESIFKKENRRDLLEIIDLKDINISFIKQNEMMGTGHALLHAKPWIGGETTVVAYPDDLHIGNPPLTAQLIGLHQETGKSILSIIENPKNINRYGVIELDKDNIHVKDIIEKPEIGKEPSNKASIGRFLYTYEFFKYLEEGFKIHKRGEYHHIYALRKLMSEGKVLYKEIEGERLDTGDIEGYLEAIIKVAKRDDKLLKIIKNLVEAK, encoded by the coding sequence ATGAAAGGTATAATCTTAGCAGCTGGATATGGCACAAGATTTTTACCAGTAACAAAAACCATTCCAAAGGAAATGTTGCCAATTTTAAACAGACCGGCCATTGATTACGTCGTTGAAGAATTTATTAATTCTGGCATTAAAGACATATTAATAATAACTTCAAGAAGAAAGGAAGTTCTAGATAATTATTTCGACAGAGAAATTGAACTTGAATCTATATTTAAAAAAGAGAATAGGCGAGATTTACTAGAAATCATTGATCTTAAGGACATCAATATTAGCTTTATAAAACAAAATGAGATGATGGGCACAGGACATGCTTTACTGCATGCAAAACCTTGGATTGGGGGTGAAACCACAGTGGTGGCATACCCCGATGATCTACACATTGGAAACCCTCCCCTAACAGCACAACTTATAGGATTACATCAAGAAACTGGAAAAAGTATACTGTCTATTATTGAAAATCCCAAAAACATCAATAGATATGGAGTAATAGAATTAGACAAAGACAACATTCATGTCAAAGACATCATAGAAAAGCCAGAAATCGGAAAAGAACCAAGCAATAAGGCTTCCATTGGGAGATTTTTATATACTTACGAATTTTTTAAGTACTTAGAAGAAGGATTTAAAATTCACAAGAGGGGAGAATATCATCACATTTATGCTTTAAGGAAACTGATGTCTGAGGGCAAGGTACTGTATAAAGAAATAGAAGGTGAAAGACTTGATACAGGTGATATTGAAGGCTATTTAGAGGCAATAATTAAAGTTGCTAAAAGAGACGACAAGTTACTCAAGATAATTAAGAATTTAGTAGAGGCTAAGTGA
- the rsmD gene encoding 16S rRNA (guanine(966)-N(2))-methyltransferase RsmD encodes MHVSAGKYKGRRVAFPRTGGVRPVMAVVREALFSIIFNQILDANFLDVFAGTGIMSLEALSRGARLAHLVDCNKASRSVLVKNFGFIKEPYKFFFNEAEFFIKRSNLFYDFIYLDPPFDYLFKEKLFEAVSRNGSLNKKAKIIIHHPSREHLSSSILSLSKYDSRRYGDSKLDFYKFDH; translated from the coding sequence ATGCATGTGAGTGCAGGCAAGTACAAGGGGAGAAGAGTTGCTTTTCCTAGGACGGGCGGTGTGCGTCCTGTGATGGCTGTTGTTAGAGAGGCTCTGTTTTCCATTATTTTTAATCAGATTTTAGATGCAAATTTTCTTGACGTGTTTGCGGGTACAGGGATAATGTCTCTTGAGGCTCTCAGTAGAGGAGCTCGGCTTGCTCATCTTGTTGATTGCAATAAGGCTTCTAGGAGCGTTTTGGTTAAGAATTTTGGTTTCATAAAGGAGCCTTATAAATTTTTTTTCAATGAGGCCGAGTTTTTCATCAAAAGAAGTAATCTTTTTTATGATTTTATCTATCTTGACCCACCTTTTGATTATCTTTTTAAAGAAAAACTGTTTGAAGCAGTTTCAAGAAATGGGAGCTTAAATAAAAAAGCAAAGATTATTATCCATCATCCTTCTAGGGAACATTTAAGTAGCAGTATCTTGAGTCTTTCTAAATACGATTCCAGGAGATACGGCGATTCAAAACTTGATTTTTACAAGTTCGATCATTAA
- a CDS encoding tetratricopeptide repeat protein: MNNRKSLPILLVLIFLLISSFASLGYYIYKDRLDKRNQEIMLNEVKNSVMDRNYKKAYSITKILKDKYPKNTDIVMLEGTLAELANNSPFESKSLQRDTANQIIDKIQGREELIPINNGNSDIAFNNRYIKDNTEVENYADRKEDTGIEDEDILEFRHSKVPKNLGNNKGKIEDNQKSNIDNKESTDNQKNLFNLKKLKDNLSKELNNKDKHLENQRKEIIKHKRNEDASREKLTNDPKAKTTSQDEHPKENLDSLPLKSPIKTEQPTPSRILPKPQSQTVEKIERPYDYFIKKELYEILDNINTGNPSTGKSRLNELIKRGLSDSFNRVNALIDKLKYQEAAQVLLELIKQHVEFKSISLQKAPYLKELFVEEGPEQEILATKDISLDDKIKTEETPKSSPTDLTSLKTLALTNENKGNLKIAEEIYEKIASITKRAEDYYKIGIIKFKLKKHKEAIKAFRDTLLIHPNNKRAYTNIGTILLMLNENKEAIQAFEKAIAIDQNYGTAFYKKGIAEEKNNDKTQAFMSFKRAHDITKNPNYAIKTGIAANHIGDFQNGEKYLNMVSASLQEGNDIVLYNLAMAKFENDSLSASLETVNKALAMNPAKPEYLYLKASIFLTKGDYNKAITLYNNIISKTPANITAHINLARAYEKLGNERKAIEILEKISNKNHPVALNNLGKLYKKQGNYQKAIDIFQKLEASSDIEAKYNLAVTLLAAKENKKAMEKLKEYIKLDSNNPEALHALGIIEYNENGNDKRLKEIIKKFPNYSQNKRIIKIVGQ, translated from the coding sequence ATGAATAACAGAAAAAGCTTACCTATACTATTAGTTTTAATATTTCTGCTTATTTCTTCATTCGCGTCGCTTGGTTACTATATATATAAAGACCGACTAGACAAAAGAAACCAGGAGATAATGCTAAATGAGGTAAAGAATAGTGTTATGGATAGAAATTACAAAAAAGCTTATTCAATAACGAAAATCCTGAAAGATAAGTATCCAAAAAACACGGATATTGTGATGCTTGAAGGGACGTTAGCAGAACTTGCTAATAACAGTCCCTTTGAATCGAAAAGCTTGCAAAGGGATACCGCTAATCAAATAATAGATAAAATACAAGGAAGAGAAGAATTAATACCTATTAACAATGGAAACTCTGATATTGCTTTTAATAATAGATACATTAAGGATAATACAGAAGTGGAAAACTATGCCGACAGAAAAGAAGATACTGGTATTGAAGACGAAGATATTTTAGAGTTTAGGCACAGTAAAGTACCTAAAAATTTAGGTAATAATAAAGGTAAAATTGAGGATAATCAAAAGTCAAACATAGACAACAAAGAATCTACTGATAACCAAAAAAATTTATTTAACTTAAAAAAATTAAAAGACAACTTAAGTAAAGAGTTAAATAATAAAGATAAGCATTTAGAAAATCAAAGAAAAGAAATAATAAAACACAAACGGAATGAAGATGCTTCTAGAGAAAAACTTACAAACGATCCCAAAGCAAAAACAACAAGCCAAGATGAACACCCTAAAGAGAATCTTGATTCTTTGCCCCTAAAGTCCCCAATAAAAACAGAGCAACCCACTCCTTCAAGAATTCTTCCTAAACCACAAAGTCAGACTGTTGAAAAGATAGAAAGACCCTATGACTACTTTATAAAAAAAGAGCTGTATGAAATACTAGACAATATTAATACCGGAAATCCTTCTACCGGCAAGAGCAGACTTAATGAACTCATCAAAAGGGGATTAAGCGATAGTTTCAATAGGGTGAATGCTTTAATTGACAAGTTGAAATATCAGGAAGCCGCCCAGGTATTGCTTGAACTAATAAAGCAACATGTTGAGTTTAAATCAATTAGCCTACAAAAAGCTCCTTATTTAAAGGAGCTTTTTGTAGAAGAGGGCCCTGAGCAAGAAATTCTTGCCACAAAAGATATTTCATTGGATGATAAAATCAAAACAGAAGAGACCCCTAAAAGCTCTCCAACAGATTTAACCTCCCTTAAAACATTAGCACTAACAAATGAAAACAAAGGTAATTTAAAGATAGCTGAAGAAATTTATGAAAAAATTGCAAGCATTACAAAAAGAGCAGAAGACTACTACAAAATTGGAATAATTAAATTTAAACTAAAAAAACATAAAGAAGCAATTAAAGCTTTCCGTGATACACTGCTAATCCATCCAAACAACAAAAGAGCATACACAAATATAGGAACAATCCTGCTAATGTTAAATGAAAACAAGGAAGCAATCCAAGCTTTCGAAAAGGCAATTGCAATCGACCAAAATTATGGTACTGCTTTTTATAAAAAGGGAATAGCGGAAGAAAAAAATAACGATAAAACGCAAGCCTTCATGAGCTTTAAAAGAGCTCATGATATTACTAAAAATCCTAACTATGCCATAAAAACAGGAATTGCTGCAAATCATATTGGAGACTTTCAAAACGGAGAAAAATACCTAAATATGGTAAGTGCTTCATTGCAGGAGGGAAATGACATTGTACTTTACAACCTAGCAATGGCAAAATTTGAAAATGACAGTCTCAGCGCATCACTAGAAACCGTAAATAAAGCTCTTGCCATGAACCCAGCCAAACCCGAATATTTGTATTTAAAAGCATCAATCTTTTTAACTAAAGGAGACTATAACAAGGCAATAACACTATATAATAATATCATTTCAAAAACCCCTGCAAATATTACAGCCCACATAAATTTAGCAAGAGCATACGAAAAATTGGGTAATGAACGCAAAGCGATTGAAATACTTGAAAAAATTAGTAACAAGAATCATCCAGTGGCATTAAATAATCTTGGAAAACTTTATAAAAAACAAGGAAATTACCAAAAAGCAATAGATATTTTTCAAAAATTAGAAGCTAGCTCAGATATTGAAGCAAAGTATAATCTAGCCGTTACACTTTTGGCTGCCAAGGAGAACAAAAAAGCAATGGAAAAACTAAAAGAGTATATCAAACTAGATTCAAACAACCCAGAGGCCCTCCATGCATTGGGGATAATAGAATATAATGAAAACGGAAATGATAAAAGACTTAAAGAAATCATTAAAAAATTTCCTAATTACTCACAAAATAAGAGGATAATAAAAATTGTGGGACAATGA
- a CDS encoding BB_0208 family protein, with protein sequence MNTIKKRQEFYASLSLLRKYIDENIEEKILKYSIFSKLYMLNEEEIKNLIEISKEYELEKNKINSTLEEYYYEKNKDTKIKDWLLGIIREKNSLQIRKETNLISKRLGITYKLKSTHYLKLIEIQNNPEYPLCKRELYKQLILNFSSNIKAENLEPTVDILVAVRNRNKEEIKHILKQPQTLQRLFKSSLTRKESRVIKLQKLLILTYWPVGCLSRPLFNKILTKSYKHTIGEILTLTYDEILKYLRTMKTLSLNEIFYKGSRKNINFNYFFSDFTKYTPKDFQNALKMYLSLFEKIAISKYLQWFFKDKVPNEWEDFIFAIEYIAKHRLLNLSEKIEDIIAAKFQAEDFFVSFEKMSFNPYRNANAFQNKHIKKTFLQNVINYIKDNTKEINTYGWIAFYIYADKDDKENFSNDIKTFFRNKDFEIQNQILVHFLSLYPNIGMEHLQFISEMILHLDENKITIPKEIIRMQKTLAQELDYYESYIFIKSLTLRTRVLKILHKNIQPNPMLNSVEFRNEKLLPALCYVIYYLNPNALKEEKSIHSTQKEDIMKFISFLDKDQNKFISRTK encoded by the coding sequence GTGAACACAATAAAAAAACGCCAAGAATTTTATGCTTCTCTCAGCTTATTGAGAAAATACATAGATGAAAACATAGAAGAAAAAATTTTAAAATATAGCATTTTCTCAAAACTTTACATGCTAAATGAAGAAGAGATTAAAAATCTTATAGAAATAAGCAAAGAATACGAACTTGAAAAAAACAAAATAAACAGTACTCTTGAAGAATATTACTATGAAAAAAATAAAGACACAAAAATTAAAGATTGGCTGTTAGGGATAATTAGGGAAAAAAATTCATTACAAATACGAAAAGAAACAAATCTTATTAGTAAAAGACTTGGAATAACATATAAATTGAAATCAACCCATTATTTAAAGTTAATTGAAATACAAAATAATCCAGAGTACCCCTTGTGCAAAAGGGAATTATATAAACAACTGATATTAAACTTCTCAAGCAACATAAAAGCAGAAAATTTAGAACCAACAGTAGATATACTAGTAGCTGTAAGAAATAGAAACAAGGAAGAAATTAAACACATCTTAAAGCAACCCCAAACACTACAAAGACTCTTCAAGTCTAGCTTGACAAGAAAAGAAAGTAGAGTAATAAAACTGCAAAAATTGCTTATCTTAACGTACTGGCCGGTAGGATGCTTATCTAGACCTCTTTTTAATAAAATTTTAACAAAAAGTTATAAACACACGATAGGTGAAATCTTGACCTTAACGTACGATGAGATTCTTAAATACCTTCGCACAATGAAAACCTTAAGCCTTAATGAAATTTTTTACAAAGGATCAAGAAAAAATATCAATTTTAATTACTTTTTCAGCGACTTTACAAAATACACCCCCAAGGATTTTCAAAATGCACTAAAAATGTATTTGTCTTTGTTTGAAAAAATTGCAATAAGCAAATATTTACAGTGGTTCTTTAAGGATAAAGTACCAAACGAATGGGAAGATTTTATTTTTGCAATTGAATACATAGCAAAACACAGGTTGTTAAACTTAAGTGAAAAAATAGAAGATATCATTGCAGCAAAATTTCAAGCAGAGGACTTCTTTGTGTCTTTTGAAAAAATGAGCTTTAACCCATACAGGAATGCAAACGCATTTCAAAACAAACATATAAAGAAAACATTTTTACAAAATGTGATCAATTACATTAAAGACAATACGAAAGAAATAAACACATATGGATGGATAGCGTTCTACATTTATGCAGATAAAGATGACAAGGAAAATTTCTCAAACGATATAAAAACATTCTTTAGGAACAAAGATTTTGAAATTCAGAATCAAATACTTGTACACTTTTTGTCCCTTTATCCGAATATTGGTATGGAGCATTTGCAATTCATATCGGAAATGATACTCCATCTTGACGAGAATAAAATTACCATACCTAAAGAAATAATAAGAATGCAGAAGACCCTTGCCCAAGAATTAGACTACTATGAATCATACATTTTCATTAAATCATTAACCTTAAGAACAAGAGTACTTAAAATTTTACATAAGAATATTCAACCAAACCCAATGTTAAACTCGGTAGAGTTTAGGAATGAAAAGCTACTACCTGCATTGTGTTATGTTATTTATTACTTAAACCCAAATGCGTTAAAAGAAGAGAAGTCGATCCACTCTACGCAAAAAGAAGATATAATGAAATTCATTTCATTTTTGGATAAAGATCAAAATAAATTTATCTCTAGAACAAAATGA